Proteins from one Nicotiana tabacum cultivar K326 chromosome 23, ASM71507v2, whole genome shotgun sequence genomic window:
- the LOC142177228 gene encoding uncharacterized protein LOC142177228, translating into MTCTISVSTGGTFAFSGLAMAIHEMEDGHSRSLPQEHCKDIACENGPHFIDSKVMKFLAGLKIKRITSSPYHPTSNGQAESTNKVIIKDLKKKLKDAKGKWPDDLLGVLWAYRTTAKSRTGETPFSLMYGSEALMPVEVGEPTLRFSRANKEKNNEAFLVKLDLLEEHWDLEYVRMVAQNQSMERYYNRKENL; encoded by the exons ATGACATGCACAATTAGTGTATCAACCGGTGGAACTTTTGCATTCAGTGGTTtggccatggccattcatgaaatggaggATGGGCATAGTCGATCCTTGCCACAGGAACATTGTAAG GATATTGCTTGTGAAAACGGGCCACATTTTATAGATTCTAAAGTCATGAAGTTTCTGGCAGGATTGAAGATCAAACGAATTACATCTTCTCCATACCACCCAACTTCTAATGGACAGGCGGAGTCGACCAATAAGGTAATTATTAAAGAtcttaaaaagaagttaaaagatGCTAAAGGCAAGTGGCCAGATGATCTACTGGGTGTGTTATGGGCATACCGGACCACGGCAAAGTCGAGAACGGGTGAAACTCCCTTTTCACTTATGTACGGTTCAGAGGCTTTGATGCCAGTGGAAGTGGGGGAACCGACTTTAAGGTTTTCCCGAgcaaacaaagagaaaaataatgaagcGTTTCTAGTTAAGCTAGATTTGCTGGAAGAGCATTGGGATCTGGAATATGTGAGGATGGTGGCACAAAATCAAAGTatggaaagatattacaaccgCAAAGAAAATCTCTGA